The genomic segment GCCGGACGGCGCGCGGCGTGCGCGGTGCTGGCCACCGTGTCGCTGCTGGTGAGCGCGTGCGGCCTCAACGTCAACGCGGCCCTGCCGTTCGACGTGCAGCCGGGCTCGATCCGGCACGTGCCGGAGCTGGAGGGTGTCGAGCTCGTGGTGGGGTCCAAGGACTTCACCGAGAACATCGTGCTCGGCTACATCACGCAGCTGACGTTGAAGGCCGCGGGCGCGACCCCGATCGACCTCACCAACATCTCCGGCTCCAACGGCGCGCGGGCCGCGTTGCAGAACGGCCAGATCGACCTGATGTGGGAGTACACCGGCACCGGGTGGCTGTCGTATCTCGGCGAGGACGAGCCGATCGCCTCCGAGGAGGAGCAGTACGAGGTCGTGCGCAAGGCCGACCTGGAGCGCAACGGTCTGGTGTGGCTGCCGTACTCGCAGGTCAACAACACCTACGGCTTCGCGACCACGCAGGCCTACGCGGAACAGCACGGGCTCTCCACGATGAGCGACGTGACGGAGTTCCTGGAGCAGAACCCGCAGGAGGCGGAGTTCTGCCTGGACACGGAGTTCGCGAACCGGCCCGACGGCATGCCGGGGGTGAAGCAGACGTACGGGTTCCCCGTCACCGAGACCAAGATCTTCGGCTCGGGTGCGATCTACGCGGCGGTGGTCAACGACACCT from the Saccharomonospora azurea NA-128 genome contains:
- a CDS encoding glycine betaine ABC transporter substrate-binding protein — encoded protein: MRRGANRAGRRAACAVLATVSLLVSACGLNVNAALPFDVQPGSIRHVPELEGVELVVGSKDFTENIVLGYITQLTLKAAGATPIDLTNISGSNGARAALQNGQIDLMWEYTGTGWLSYLGEDEPIASEEEQYEVVRKADLERNGLVWLPYSQVNNTYGFATTQAYAEQHGLSTMSDVTEFLEQNPQEAEFCLDTEFANRPDGMPGVKQTYGFPVTETKIFGSGAIYAAVVNDTCNFGEVFTTDGRIAGLNLKVMEDDKSFFPQYNAALTLRQETLESHPAIAEVIAPVSDALNNDEITELNKQVDVDGRDPAVVARDWLVDKGFITSA